In the genome of Misgurnus anguillicaudatus chromosome 11, ASM2758022v2, whole genome shotgun sequence, one region contains:
- the mpc1 gene encoding mitochondrial pyruvate carrier 1: protein MAGTLARKAVDHLRSKEFREYLMRSHFWGPVANWGLPIAAIADMKKSPEIISGRMTFALTCYSLLFMRFAYKVQPRNWLLFACHLTNETAQLIQGSRLIKYNMEKKMAK, encoded by the exons ATGGCTGGAACTCTAGCACGTAAAGCTGTTGATCATCTCCGCAGTAAAGAGTTCAGAGAATATCTTATGAGGTCA CATTTCTGGGGTCCAGTGGCAAACTGGGGTCTGCCTATTGCTGCCATCGCTGATATGAAGAAGAGTCCAGAAATTATCAGCGGCAGAATGACCTTCGCTC TCACCTGCTATTCGCTGCTGTTCATGAGGTTTGCCTACAAGGTCCAGCCCCGAAACTGGCTTCTGTTTGCCTGTCACTTAACCAATGAAACGGCACAGCTCATTCAGGGCAGCAGACTTATCAAATACAA CATGGAAAAGAAGATGGCCAAGTAG